The Streptomyces sp. 135 sequence GAGGGTCCGAGCAGCGCCATGACCTCGCCCGGCTCGACGGTCAGGTCGAGCGCGTCGAGGACGGTGGTCCTGCCGTAGGCGACGCTGACCCGGTCGAAGCGGATGCCGCTGCTCATGTCCGCGCCCCGGCGGGCGGGGCGAGCAGCCCGGGCAGGTCGCCGACCGAGGCGAGGACGTGCGTGGCGCCGTGCTCCCGCAGCTCCGCCTCGCCGTGGGCGCCGGTCAGCACGCCCGCCCCGGCCCGCACCCCGCTCGTCATGTCGTACGCGGTGTCGCCCACGACGGCGACCTCCTGGACGCCCGCCACGGCCCCGGTGCGCAGGAAGGCGCTGAGCACCATGTCCGGGTAGGGCCTGCCCCGGCCGCCCGCGTCGGCGGGGCACAGCGCCAGCTCGACGAGGTCGCGCCAGCCGAGGGCGTCCAGGATGGCGTCCTGGGTGACGCGGGCGAAGCCGGTGGTCAGTACCACTGTCCTACCGGCCGACTTCAGTTTCTCGATGGCCTCGCGGGCGCCCGGGACCGGTGCGATCCGGCCGCCGTC is a genomic window containing:
- a CDS encoding HAD family hydrolase — translated: MSAVQDDRIGLVVLDMAGTTVADGGLVERAFSAAAAGLGVEPGSADHAEKLAYVRATMGESKISVFRHLFGEEALARRANAAFEKAYGELVDGGRIAPVPGAREAIEKLKSAGRTVVLTTGFARVTQDAILDALGWRDLVELALCPADAGGRGRPYPDMVLSAFLRTGAVAGVQEVAVVGDTAYDMTSGVRAGAGVLTGAHGEAELREHGATHVLASVGDLPGLLAPPAGART